The genomic DNA AATTTGGACACGGAAACGACAGGACTCAGGATAATCATCCCGGATTGTCCTTGCTGTTTCATCCCAGGAAGAAGCTGACAAGTGAAGACGGGAAGAAAACTCCATACGCCGGTTGTGCCCTTTGTAGATACGGTAATAAATTGTACCACGCTCGGGATTTTTCTTATTAGGTTCAAAACGGACAACAACAGTAGGCATCCTTGTTACTTTTACAGCTGATTTATATAGAGGAGTTTCCCTTATAATCAAAATTTGGGTAGGGTGATTTTTTCTTAAAAACGCTCACCAATCTGAGTATTTTCCCTGCATTATTTATATCCGCACTGGAAATATGGATAAATTCACTCATACTAGTATATGCTACCCAGAAATAGGAGAAAGTCCAAACAATAAAAGTTCCCAAAAGGAACACCCATACGCAGGAATTTTTTCATTTACCATTCCCCTTTTCTTCACACTAAAATCCAGAATCATATTGCAGACGGTTGCGGTCAAAATGCCTCTCATGCCCGTTCTCTTCCGAAGTTAGTGGTGACAACATATAGTAATCCTTGAATGTTATACACCCGTTTGAAATTAGAAACCGGACGAATCTGCATCTTCCTCGTTTTCCGCTTATAAAGCAGAATCATCATCACCTTAAAAAATATTAATAGTCTGATTTTCAGGTTTAATCTCACATCTTTTTATATTCTGTACAGCAATGCGTTCACAATACGTCCACAAGCAAGCCCGTCTCCATAAGGGTTCACTGCCTTGCTCATTTTTTCATAGGCGACTTTATCGTCAATCAAAACAGATACTTCATTTACTATTCTGTTATAATCCGTACCTACCAGTTTTACCGTTCCTGCATCCAATGCTTCCGGACGTTCCGTTGTGTCGCGCATCACCAATACCGGCTTACCCAGTCCTGGAGCTTCCTCTTGTATGCCACCGCTATCGGTTAATACTATAGTGGATTTTTCCATTAAATAGACAAAACTCAGATATTCTAAAGGTTCAATGAAGAACATGTTCCCAAAATCGGATAATTCCTCTCCAAATACGTCATGTATCGGTTTGCGCACATTTGGATTCAAGTGCATCGGATAAACGAAGTCCACCTCCGGGTATTTTTTTGTCAAGTCTTTGATAGCAGTACACATATGGATGAATCCGTCACCGAAGTTTTCACGACGATGTCCCGTAATCAGCACCAGCTTCTTACCACCATTCAAACGGCTCACGTCATATCCGGCTTTTGCCAGTATCCCTACCAATTCACAATCCAACGCCTTGTCGCTCTTAATTTTATCCACTACCCAATAAAGCGCATCAATTACCGTATTCCCGGTCACGATGACATTCCGATCGTCAATACCTTCCCGCATCAGATTGCTACGACTCAGTGGCGTAGGCGAGAAATGGTAGGTCGCCAGTCGTCCGGTCAAAAGTCGATTCATCTCCTCCGGCCATGGGCTATAGATGTTATGTGTACGTAATCCTGCCTCTATGTGTGCTACCGGAATCTGTTGGTAGAAGGCCGACAGAGCAGCGGCAGTAGAAGTGGTCGTGTCACCGTGCACCAGCACTACATCCGGCCTTGCCTCTTTCAGTACATCACGCATACCTGTCAATACACGGGACGTCACGTCATATAAGTCTTGTCCCTGCTTCATAATGTTCAAGTCATAATCTGGACAAATATCGAATATATCCAATACCTGGTCCAGCATTTCCCGGTGTTGTCCGGTAACACATACTACAGTTTCCACCCGTTCTGGCTGTTTCTGGAATTCTTTCACCAGCGGAGCCATCTTGATTGCCTCCGGACGGGTGCCGAAGACCAACATTACTTTCTTCATTGAATTATATTTTTACATCAGATTGATTTTATAAAATCGTAACAGCGATATATCTGTTTGTTAAAATCGAATTCATTTTTTGCCATATCCAGGCAGTTCTTCGATATTGTGCTGTATTCTTCGTCAGGAAGGTTAATCAACTCAATAATATTATTGTGTAATTGTTTGAAATCATGTGGCTTTGAAACCATTCCAAAATAATATTTCGATACGATCTCAGCCCCTTCTCCACCTCCACAAAACAGTATAGGTATGCCAATAGGTATGAGATCATATATTTTGGATGGCACTGCTCCTTTGATTGCTACGGTAAGTGGAACAATTGACGCATCGTATCTTGACAACTCTTCGGCGATTTGTTTTTTCTTTACATATCCATGATAATACACGAAACAACCGGGATGTTTATTTATATATTCTTTTATCTTTTCTGTCTGATTTCCACCACCATACAAGTGGAACTCAGCGCCAATAGACTGAAACGGAATATTCTCGATAATTGAATATATATCTTGTGCCACACCTAATAGTCCGGCATATACAATGCGAAAGGGCGTGTGCTTCCTTTTGGGTTGAGCAGCAACCGCATATTGCTGCAAATTACGGTATACAAACTTGTTTTTTGTCGAAGGAAATTGATTCACATGCCGGATTATCTCTTCAGACTGACCGAAAATACCGTCTGCATTGCGATAAATATAACGTTCAATCCACGCGAAAATATCATATATCTTCCCACCTTCACGCATTGCTCCAAGCTCAACAGCAGAAAGTGGCCATAAATCGGATATGTTCACAAGAGTCTTGCGCCCGAATATTTTTTTGAAAAGCGTGATGGCCGAACCAGCCACTGGTAGTGGAGGGCTTTGGATGATCACCCTATCGTAACCCTGGATCTTCTTTATCTTAAAAGCAAACAACCATAACATGGTCGCAAATGACATCATACTTACCGCTCGCTTAAAAGGATTCTTGGACACGGTTGCATAAGTCCAATATCTATACACGTTTATGCCATTAATCTTTTCTTTTTTTGACAAACGGCCTCTATAACCCTCGAATATTTGTCCTTGAGGGTAATTCGGCAAACAAGTTAACACATCCACTTCCGCTCCCTGACTTTTCAGCCCTTCAGCCATATTGGTTATACGGGAAGGAGCAGCCCCAAGCTCGGGAGAATAGTAGAACGACACAATTAAAATCTTCATATTTTATGCCTGAAATATTTGATACGTTAAATTTCTGCAAAATACTATTTTTATCGTCTTAGAAGGTTCTAGTCGATTGTATTCTACTGATACAAAATCATTTATAATTTCTATGGAATTTGCACCAGATACAGCGATATTAGCCCTGTTGGTTCTTATTTCAGTTGACGATATGGCAAGGACCTCAATATCGGGTGCGAAATGAATATAGCTGATACATTCTGTCATATTATTGCCGACAATCTTATCATTTATTGTAAACACATCATCGTTAATAGTGAATTTCCGTTGATGTATACATCCTTTAAAACCATCGTGCTCTGCCATAATTTCATTTTCGGTATCGGATAGTACTCTTACTTTAGCTCTTTTACCCATACGGAAACCTCCCCACACCTCGCTAGAATCCTTGTTGCCGACAGTTACGGTGTTATGAGCTGACGTACTTCGTTCGTACTGCCTTCTTGCAGTCTTGTTGTAGGTAGAAATACCTGTATCAACAACAAACGGTCTGCAATCAATTCGCAATTCATAATTAAACGTATCGGCATGACTATGCCCCGGCTGATAGGTCGCAGTAATATTACCCACATCCACAACTGCCTCCAAATGTGTTGAACAAAGCTTCCTATAGCCACATTCTTTCATAGGCAAAGGGGTCCATTCCAACTTCAATCTTTTGGCGTATGCTCTCAATTCGGAAACTGTCGGTGCTATCCCATATGCCGAATCATTAAGTAAGGGAATCGTATCGTCTTTCCACACGATGCTCTCCAAATGCCCCAACATCCTTACCACATACAGTTTCAAAAGCTCACACATTTTCTCATGACCTCTATTAATCGAGGCATTATAGCAATCCAATAACCTATCGAGCAAAATGCAGTGATACATCGGTGATTGCTCGTAATGTGAGCCATCAGGCAAAATCTGTTCATCAAGCTCTTTATACAACAGACAGGATGCCTTGTCATACATTTTTTTATCGGAAAAATAAATTGAAGCGATAAACAAAGCGTAAGCATCTTCTAAAAGATGGTTGCCAAGCAGTTGGTATTCCAGTTTCCGTTCGAGCAATTTACATTGCGCATAAAGGGAATCGTTCCACCGTTGCAACCGATTGCTCTCCACTTTTTTATGATGCCTGCCGATAAACTTGATCCAGTTGATGCTTCGCAGTGCGATAGGATAAGGATCAAGACCGATCCTGTTTGTTGGCAAATCAGTTATAAACCGTTCAACCCATTCTGAACCTTGTTCAAAAGTCATGTCAGGTTGCAACAACCAATCCATATAATTCAGATTGTATGCCCAAAGCATCCCATGACTAACATCATTCCATGACTTAAAATCCCCTATAAGATTTAGGAATGTAAATGTCTTGGGTACATTGTAACAATACCACTTTGCGATAACTGAGACCATCCGCAATGAAGATTGCCGGGGAACATTATATTCCATCAACTTATGAGAAAATAGTCTATAATATAATTGATAATAGATTTGTTTTAACCGAAGATGTTTAATTGTATTGACAATAAGAATATTATTAGCCATTTGATTTAGTGCATTATAATTTCAAGTATGCGTTTATTCGTCTTATCAGATTCAAACTCTTCTTCAAATTTCTTCAAGGCATTCCCTGAATATTGAGAATAGTTTGTTGCGTTAATCGATAAGATAGCTTGTTTTATCGCATCTACATCACCGGGAATTACTAAACGACCATTGTAACCGTCTTCTACGATTTCAGGTATTCCACCTGCATAGGTTGATACGCAAGGAATGCCTACAGACATAGCTTCGATGATAATGCCCGGGTAGCCCTCGCGATAAGAAGGTAATAGCAGTAAATCATATTCTACTAAAGTTTTTAAAACCTGTTCGGAAGAGACAACCCCATGGTATGTTATTCCGCTTTCGTTGAAGTTGATATTGCGATATTTATCCTCTTTTATCTCACCATATATATCAAGGGTATAATTCGAAGGTAACAGTTTGGATACCGCTATAAGATCTTCTATCCCTTTTTCTTTGTTGATATGCGACATGAAAACACATCTGCCATGAAAGTCTGAGGGGTTCTTTCGTATTGTTGAAGCTTTACGCACATTAGGGAACCAATGTATATTGTCACTCTTTCCTATTAACTGTTGTAGGTGTGTAATACCCTGTTGGGTTTCAAAGAATATCAAGTCTGTTTGTCTGATAGCATCAAGTGCCCGTTGTAATTGGGTTTGACCAATTTTCTTTATGTAGAACTCAAATGAACCTCCGAATTTACGTAGTACGACTTTTTTGTGTGCCAAACGAGCTATTTTGCTCAATAATGGGAAATAATAAATTGTACCATGATCAGAAAAATTGAACATTACAATATCGCACCCAAACAGTCTCCACAAAAATGCCGGGAAAAAGTATGAATAATTGCGCCACATACTACGCTGGCGAGTGCGAAGATTTGAATACCGGTTGTTTTGTACAAACCTATATTCATATTCAGACTGAGAGGCTAGATAGTCAAGATAGTTTTTCATCAACACCGTCGCACCTCCATAATTCAATAAGTTGCTCTCATCGGGAATTGAGCCTACAACGAGTAATTTTTTCCGTTTCATTTCTTTATTCCTTTCTCGAAAAGTCTTACGTAGTTGCGAGCACATTCGTACATACTGAATGGACCATAAGTGGCAAGAGCTTTTTGCTTCATGTCTTTAAGCTGTACATCAGTGAGGAATAGAAATCTCTTTACCGTTTTGTAATAAGATTCTTCACCGATACCGTCACTCAGAAAACCGTTTTCACCGTTGTGTACCACATCTACTATACCGCCCACAGGTGTGCATACCGGTATACAGCCAACACCAATAGCCTCTATCAACGAAATAGGCATCCCCTCATACGAGGAACAAAGTGCATAAGCATCTCCCATTTTAAGGTATTCAAGCGGATTGTGCAGTTCTCCAAGTAATTGTATTGCTTCATCGTTGTACGAACGCAATTCCGCGGTCATCTGTGCATCACGTTCACCTCCGATAAACAATACAGTGAGGTCGTATCCTTCCCGTTTTAACCGCATTACCACACGTGCCAAGAGAGTTTGCCGTTTCACAGGGTCAATACGTGCGAGACTTATCAGTACTCGCGTCTTATTTGTATGTCTATACTGTTTAAATTGTTCCTTGACCTCGTCTGAAACAAGCATACCAGCATCCACATTGCGCCCATTGAAAATCATAGGAGCATCCATTCCATAATATTTTCGGAAGCTATGTAGTGATTCGGCGGAAATGGTAATGGGTGTAATCCACCCATGATGAAAACAGAACTTCCGCATTCCGCTGCTGATAAAGGAGCCTCCGGCTTCTTTATCAGCAGCGGAATGCACTGTATGACAGTGCATAACGCCATTCTTTCGCATGATTGCGAAAGCAATATACATAATAGCACGCAAATGCGTGTGCACCACATCAGGCTTTTCTCTACGGATATATCTATATACTCTAAATAACAAACCGATGTCAAGTCCCATCCGTTTGTTCATCGATACCACCCTTACATTATTCGATACCTCTTTCAAATAGAAATCCACCTTGTCAAGTGAGTGCAAAACCATCAATGTCACATCATGTTCTTTCGACAACTCATTGCACAAGTCAACCACAAACCGCTCTCCGCCGCCACTGCTAAGTTGAGGAATTATTTCTAAGATTTTCATTCAGATTGTTTTTTAATTTTTTTATTGTGATCCTAATACGTGTAAACTAACGAAACATGTCAGAAAAAGACGTACCCTTCCCATACCAACCTCTTATAGAAGGCATAGAAAAGTTTATAACAGATAGGAAGGATTGCCAAAAGCATCAAGATTCTTTTCTCGCGTGTCATCTTGAAATTAGAATAATAATAACCCACAACAATACAAAGAGGAAAATAGCTCATCATTATGAAACGTATAAAGAGCCATACCGAAGTTTCTTGGAAGAAAAACAGACTGGCAATATAAGTTATTGCATACCAATAGATGAACAATGCCTTTATATACCGTGGAACATCAATTTCTTCAAAAACTATCTTCTTAGTCATAAGAGCCAAAGATGCGTATACCGGCATATAGGTTATCATTTGGTTCAGTTTACCAAAAATATTCGACTGCCGCATTGTGCCGCTCGCATATCCCGTCATCGAGCTCCCTATATTCATGTCTGCTATATCAAAACCGATGAGTCCGTTCATAATAATATAATCCAGCAGTAAAGTAGTCACAACGGTCAGGAAAGGGAATATGACAAGACTGATTTTTACCGTTTTCCTATTCAGATAAAAAGGTGTTACCGAAAGTGCAGCAATCGAAAACAACATACTTTTGTGAAAGAAGAATGAACAGAAAATCAACAAACAACCGAATAGGAATGACAATAACCTATTATGAGAGGGCCTGATAATGAATGAAAAGCCAAAAAACAGTATGGCAATTCCCAAATTTCCGCGCATTACTGAAATAATGTTGATATAAAACAGCACAAATATCAGCAATCCTATCCTCACATCAAGTTTGAGCCGTTTTATTGTCCATAACGACAAAATCACCGTTCCGCTCCACACTATAAACCGCCATACCAGATAGTTTGAAGTGACATTCCGTATCAACCAATAGTAAACGGGTTCAAGATGCACGTTTAATCCGGTTGAACAGATACGTTTGAAAAGCCCCTCGTAGTGATAGAAATCGTTGTCCGCATAGCCGAAAGTGCAAAACAGTATCAGCAGGACACCGTATACTGCATAATCCAAGATGTCTGTATATCGTTTTCTAAATTCACAGCCATATCTATACACATTCGGAAACGGATACAGCATAAGAAAAAACAGAAGTATATTGAACAGTACCGGAACTGCCTCGTAATGATATTTCATCGTTGTAATTTATTAGGTAAATAAAATAGGACACATTCATACTAACACAGAAATTTGGTGTATTTGCATCCGGCTATAATCACACTTGATACATAGCAGACGATGAAAGTGCCCACGAAGGCGACCAACGGAGTTAACTCTTTGGTATACAAAAATACCCCCCCCCATTCTATAATAGATAAGTCTCAGAACTATTTCTTGCATCACATATATTCCCATCGAATTCATTGCGATACTTCGGCATACAGTGTATAGTTTTCCATTGCATCTGTCTTCCAGTTTTATAAATACAGCGACATAGATAATTGTGACTAATCCATAGCTTACCATTTTAAGAGTATGGTGGACAAACAGGATTAAAACTTTTACTTTCAAGTCCGATGCCAGTTCCGGACGCATCCCGTCCATTCCCAAAACCAATGTTACCGCAATGAATAACCCCATATAAACAGCCGATAAAATGCATATTGTTGACCAATTGACAGTTCTCAGCCGCTCACGATTTCTAAAGAAAATTCCACCAAGATGGAAAAAAAGCAGATAATAAAGCGATTGATTAAAACGGAACGGAATTCCCGGCCAAGGCAGAATAGCAATAATCATGAGTACTAACATCAAGTTACGTCCCTTGAGACAGTGCTGTATGCCATATTCCATTAAAAAGCACCAAAAGAGCATCGGAAGAAACCAAAGATGTCCGTATCCCCCAATAATTTTCCAAAAATGTTCCAGATTAAGAAGTTTTGACGGACCAAAGAATATCAATGTCATGATAATGCCCCAACACATACACGGTACAAACAGCCGTTTCAGCTTACCGGCTAGTAATAATCGGAAAGAAATGACTTTCTTTTGGAGCGAAAAGGCAAATACATACCCGGAAATCAGGACAAAAGTTTCCAGCATCCCACTGTATGCCAGTTTTCCTCCCCAATAAAATCCTTCATTGGGTTGGGCGTAGGAAGGCATATCCCAACCACCGCAATAGGGCGCAAGAGCATGATAGAGCACGAGCAGAATGATTACGAACGTCCTGATAATATCTATTTCCTTAAGTCTTTCCATATATTTTTAAGGTATTTGAATATGGGATATACACCAAGCAAAGAACCGAAATACTCGATTTTACTGAGAGTACGCATCTTGCTGTGACGAATGACTGTAATACTGTTGATTTCCGGATATGTATTGTGCCAAATCCGACGGATTCGCGGCATCAGCATATATCTATCAAGATACATTCTTGAACCAACTTTCAGCGCATTTATCTCGTCTGTATACTTTTCATAAATACCTTTGGAGCGAAGAAAGGTGAAAATCAGATCAAGATTCTCCTTACGCTGATTGAGTTTATTAATCTGGATCTCAGCACTGCCATAACTTGTAATTGACGCAGGATTAAAAAAATAGTAATAAAATGGTTTCATCAAGTATCCTACATTCCGGCTATTCCAAACCAATTGGATTATCGTCGCCAGATCCTCGTTCATATTTTGCCTTGGAAATGTTATCCCATCGTAAAGACTACGTTTGATCAAAGCGCCGCACAAGCTCCCCATCAACCGCCCGCAAAGCAATGATGACATCAGGAAGTCTTTATTATTGGTAGAAACCTTGCGCGGGGCGGAAGCATATGTAGAAACACCATCACTACGATAGAAATCATAAAAGACCATATCGTAATGGCCGGATAGGGCAAAAGTATATAGTTCCTTTATGGCATGCACATCCATCCAGTCATCGCTATCGCAATGAACCGTGTAATCACCAGAGGCCAATTGAATCCCTTGTCGTCGAACAGCGGCCTGCCCGCTGTTCGACGACAACCTCTCAATTCGTGTCAGCCTCTTTCGATGCGGATATTTTTCCAGAGTTCTCTGCAAGATCTCCACCGACTTGTCTGGAGAACAATCATCCACAAAGATGTATTCAATGTCATCAAACGTTTGGGCGAACAACGATTCAGCGCACCGCTCAATATATTCCTCTACTCTATAAATCGGTACAATGATTGATACTTTCGGATTATCCATGATTTTTAGCTGTCAGTTTTTTTAATTGTTCTATTCCAAGGGCAATTAAATAACTCAATGTTATGAAGATAACAAAAGTGATTAAGTTTGAAATTACCCCCCCCCAGTTTTGTGTTATAAAAGCTACTGTTTGTTCTGATAAAATCCCTGAACAACCACAGAAAAGGAGCGTGTATAGCCATTATCGTGAGTGAATTAGCTCCCAAAGATGCCAATATTCTGTTTGTAGTTGTTATCTTGTTGAAAGGCTTGAAATTCAACAAAAGATATATGGCACAGAAAGCTCCGGCATAGAATATAAACGGGAAACTGGAAAATTTCAGTTGCGAAATATCAAATTGATAATGTGCCAAACGGCAGAACGCTATGATATATCCGGCTATAGCAATAACGGTTGCTTTTTTAATTGCCCCCTCTGCTTGTGTCAGCCCTTTGTCGTTCATCCATTTGCCGACAGCATAGAATGGCAAAGAGAACAGCCCCTGCCCGATATAAAACGGCAAATTGATCTTGGAATATGCGACAGCCAGCCCAATTACAAAAGAAACGATAAGAATAACGTTTTTTCCTTAACGGTTTTGTCCCAAAAATAATATATGACACATATATAAAAAAGAGCGACCAAGAACCACAACGGACCATCAAATGCGGCGATATGATGGATGCTCAGTTTATCAAGCGGTATTCCCTGCAACCCCATGCTAAAATAAAATACAGCGAATATCAGAGAATATTCCCCAAAGGGAATAAGCAACCGTTTTGCTCTTGATTGAATAAATCCTTGTTTGGGATGATAAAACATACCGGCCAAAAAGAAAAACAAAGGCATATGGAAAATACAAATTTCCTTTATAAGGATTGCGGTGGCATGTCCCCAAACGACAAGGATTATGCCGATGCCTTTAAGTATGTCTATACGAATGTCCCTTTCCATTATTTCAAAAGTTTAAGTTCCTCTTCCTTTCTTCTGCAAGAAATACATCCGCAGCACTATAATCTGCCCAAAGAACTTCTTTGTATTTTTCCTCTTTATCTGTTTCACTGATAGTACGTTTCTGCAAACCGATATTATCGAGAAAAGTAATCATGCAGTTGTCCTTATCTCTATTGACAGCAAAGAACGGCATATGAAAAAACGAGCGCATGAAACGAACCGCCGGTAACAAACATTGTAATTTGACCAAATTAAGGAATTCCAAAAGCCCCGTAACAAGCTGCTGTTTAAAAGGATACAAACCGCAACGGAG from Parabacteroides merdae ATCC 43184 includes the following:
- a CDS encoding Arm DNA-binding domain-containing protein, giving the protein MPTVVVRFEPNKKNPERGTIYYRIYKGHNRRMEFSSRLHLSASSWDETARTIRDDYPESCRFRVQIEADLRLLNRIITEDITGRLTMGNMIALFKQQRTIIK
- the wecB gene encoding non-hydrolyzing UDP-N-acetylglucosamine 2-epimerase; the encoded protein is MKKVMLVFGTRPEAIKMAPLVKEFQKQPERVETVVCVTGQHREMLDQVLDIFDICPDYDLNIMKQGQDLYDVTSRVLTGMRDVLKEARPDVVLVHGDTTTSTAAALSAFYQQIPVAHIEAGLRTHNIYSPWPEEMNRLLTGRLATYHFSPTPLSRSNLMREGIDDRNVIVTGNTVIDALYWVVDKIKSDKALDCELVGILAKAGYDVSRLNGGKKLVLITGHRRENFGDGFIHMCTAIKDLTKKYPEVDFVYPMHLNPNVRKPIHDVFGEELSDFGNMFFIEPLEYLSFVYLMEKSTIVLTDSGGIQEEAPGLGKPVLVMRDTTERPEALDAGTVKLVGTDYNRIVNEVSVLIDDKVAYEKMSKAVNPYGDGLACGRIVNALLYRI
- a CDS encoding glycosyltransferase family 4 protein; amino-acid sequence: MKILIVSFYYSPELGAAPSRITNMAEGLKSQGAEVDVLTCLPNYPQGQIFEGYRGRLSKKEKINGINVYRYWTYATVSKNPFKRAVSMMSFATMLWLFAFKIKKIQGYDRVIIQSPPLPVAGSAITLFKKIFGRKTLVNISDLWPLSAVELGAMREGGKIYDIFAWIERYIYRNADGIFGQSEEIIRHVNQFPSTKNKFVYRNLQQYAVAAQPKRKHTPFRIVYAGLLGVAQDIYSIIENIPFQSIGAEFHLYGGGNQTEKIKEYINKHPGCFVYYHGYVKKKQIAEELSRYDASIVPLTVAIKGAVPSKIYDLIPIGIPILFCGGGEGAEIVSKYYFGMVSKPHDFKQLHNNIIELINLPDEEYSTISKNCLDMAKNEFDFNKQIYRCYDFIKSI
- a CDS encoding heparinase II/III family protein, whose protein sequence is MANNILIVNTIKHLRLKQIYYQLYYRLFSHKLMEYNVPRQSSLRMVSVIAKWYCYNVPKTFTFLNLIGDFKSWNDVSHGMLWAYNLNYMDWLLQPDMTFEQGSEWVERFITDLPTNRIGLDPYPIALRSINWIKFIGRHHKKVESNRLQRWNDSLYAQCKLLERKLEYQLLGNHLLEDAYALFIASIYFSDKKMYDKASCLLYKELDEQILPDGSHYEQSPMYHCILLDRLLDCYNASINRGHEKMCELLKLYVVRMLGHLESIVWKDDTIPLLNDSAYGIAPTVSELRAYAKRLKLEWTPLPMKECGYRKLCSTHLEAVVDVGNITATYQPGHSHADTFNYELRIDCRPFVVDTGISTYNKTARRQYERSTSAHNTVTVGNKDSSEVWGGFRMGKRAKVRVLSDTENEIMAEHDGFKGCIHQRKFTINDDVFTINDKIVGNNMTECISYIHFAPDIEVLAISSTEIRTNRANIAVSGANSIEIINDFVSVEYNRLEPSKTIKIVFCRNLTYQIFQA
- a CDS encoding glycosyltransferase family 4 protein — translated: MKRKKLLVVGSIPDESNLLNYGGATVLMKNYLDYLASQSEYEYRFVQNNRYSNLRTRQRSMWRNYSYFFPAFLWRLFGCDIVMFNFSDHGTIYYFPLLSKIARLAHKKVVLRKFGGSFEFYIKKIGQTQLQRALDAIRQTDLIFFETQQGITHLQQLIGKSDNIHWFPNVRKASTIRKNPSDFHGRCVFMSHINKEKGIEDLIAVSKLLPSNYTLDIYGEIKEDKYRNINFNESGITYHGVVSSEQVLKTLVEYDLLLLPSYREGYPGIIIEAMSVGIPCVSTYAGGIPEIVEDGYNGRLVIPGDVDAIKQAILSINATNYSQYSGNALKKFEEEFESDKTNKRILEIIMH
- a CDS encoding glycosyltransferase; amino-acid sequence: MKILEIIPQLSSGGGERFVVDLCNELSKEHDVTLMVLHSLDKVDFYLKEVSNNVRVVSMNKRMGLDIGLLFRVYRYIRREKPDVVHTHLRAIMYIAFAIMRKNGVMHCHTVHSAADKEAGGSFISSGMRKFCFHHGWITPITISAESLHSFRKYYGMDAPMIFNGRNVDAGMLVSDEVKEQFKQYRHTNKTRVLISLARIDPVKRQTLLARVVMRLKREGYDLTVLFIGGERDAQMTAELRSYNDEAIQLLGELHNPLEYLKMGDAYALCSSYEGMPISLIEAIGVGCIPVCTPVGGIVDVVHNGENGFLSDGIGEESYYKTVKRFLFLTDVQLKDMKQKALATYGPFSMYECARNYVRLFEKGIKK
- a CDS encoding EpsG family protein, with protein sequence MKYHYEAVPVLFNILLFFLMLYPFPNVYRYGCEFRKRYTDILDYAVYGVLLILFCTFGYADNDFYHYEGLFKRICSTGLNVHLEPVYYWLIRNVTSNYLVWRFIVWSGTVILSLWTIKRLKLDVRIGLLIFVLFYINIISVMRGNLGIAILFFGFSFIIRPSHNRLLSFLFGCLLIFCSFFFHKSMLFSIAALSVTPFYLNRKTVKISLVIFPFLTVVTTLLLDYIIMNGLIGFDIADMNIGSSMTGYASGTMRQSNIFGKLNQMITYMPVYASLALMTKKIVFEEIDVPRYIKALFIYWYAITYIASLFFFQETSVWLFIRFIMMSYFPLCIVVGYYYSNFKMTREKRILMLLAILPICYKLFYAFYKRLVWEGYVFF
- a CDS encoding acyltransferase family protein, which translates into the protein MERLKEIDIIRTFVIILLVLYHALAPYCGGWDMPSYAQPNEGFYWGGKLAYSGMLETFVLISGYVFAFSLQKKVISFRLLLAGKLKRLFVPCMCWGIIMTLIFFGPSKLLNLEHFWKIIGGYGHLWFLPMLFWCFLMEYGIQHCLKGRNLMLVLMIIAILPWPGIPFRFNQSLYYLLFFHLGGIFFRNRERLRTVNWSTICILSAVYMGLFIAVTLVLGMDGMRPELASDLKVKVLILFVHHTLKMVSYGLVTIIYVAVFIKLEDRCNGKLYTVCRSIAMNSMGIYVMQEIVLRLIYYRMGGGIFVYQRVNSVGRLRGHFHRLLCIKCDYSRMQIHQISVLV
- a CDS encoding glycosyltransferase family 2 protein codes for the protein MDNPKVSIIVPIYRVEEYIERCAESLFAQTFDDIEYIFVDDCSPDKSVEILQRTLEKYPHRKRLTRIERLSSNSGQAAVRRQGIQLASGDYTVHCDSDDWMDVHAIKELYTFALSGHYDMVFYDFYRSDGVSTYASAPRKVSTNNKDFLMSSLLCGRLMGSLCGALIKRSLYDGITFPRQNMNEDLATIIQLVWNSRNVGYLMKPFYYYFFNPASITSYGSAEIQINKLNQRKENLDLIFTFLRSKGIYEKYTDEINALKVGSRMYLDRYMLMPRIRRIWHNTYPEINSITVIRHSKMRTLSKIEYFGSLLGVYPIFKYLKNIWKDLRK
- a CDS encoding acyltransferase family protein, producing the protein MPFYIGQGLFSLPFYAVGKWMNDKGLTQAEGAIKKATVIAIAGYIIAFCRLAHYQFDISQLKFSSFPFIFYAGAFCAIYLLLNFKPFNKITTTNRILASLGANSLTIMAIHAPFLWLFRDFIRTNSSFYNTKLGGGNFKLNHFCYLHNIELFNCPWNRTIKKTDS
- a CDS encoding acyltransferase family protein, yielding MERDIRIDILKGIGIILVVWGHATAILIKEICIFHMPLFFFLAGMFYHPKQGFIQSRAKRLLIPFGEYSLIFAVFYFSMGLQGIPLDKLSIHHIAAFDGPLWFLVALFYICVIYYFWDKTVKEKTLFLSFLL